In the Agelaius phoeniceus isolate bAgePho1 chromosome 11, bAgePho1.hap1, whole genome shotgun sequence genome, one interval contains:
- the SPCS1 gene encoding signal peptidase complex subunit 1 isoform X1, with protein sequence MRPGGLGGAGAEQPRSGGGGAEAMAGAGGGTPGRRGSGRGGRGVFPASSAAVFRPAATSAGSSGEAAPRPASSRALLGSAETAAKRNGKTPEKRRRHAERVPLHPHADGDVVVKPAEEVFSATDYKGQKLAEQIFQGIILVSAVIGFIYGYITEQFGWTVYIVMAGFALSCLLTLPPWPMYRRNPLKWLPVQESGTEEKKAADRKPKRHSKS encoded by the exons ATGCGTCCTGGCGGGCTGGGGGGAGCGGGAGCGGAGCAGccccggagcggcggcggcggcgcggaggCGAtggccggggctgggggcggcaCCCCCGGCCGACGGGGCTCTGGGCGGGGCGGACGGGGCGTGTTTCCGGCCAGCTCAGCAGCCGTCTTCCGCCCCGCCGCGACGAGCGCCGGTAGCAGCGGAGAGGCCGCGCCGCGCCCCGCGAGCAGCAGGGCCCTACTCGGGAGCGCGGAGACGGCTGCCAAGAGGAACGGGAAGACGCCGGAGAAGCGCCGCCGCCATGCTGAGCGTGTTCCGCTCCATCCCCACGCAGATG GTGATGTGGTGGTCAAGCCCGCAGAGGAGGTGTTTTCAGCCACT GACTACAAGGGCCAAAAATTAGCAGAACAGATTTTTCAAGGAATCATTCTTGTCTCTGCA gtAATTGGTTTCATCTATGGATACATCACTGAACAGTTTGGATGGACTGTCTACATAGTTATGGCTGGATTTGCTTTATCATGTTTG CTGACGCTCCCTCCATGGCCCATGTACCGCCGCAATCCCCTCAAGTGGCTGCCGGTCCAGGAGTCGGGCACGGAAGAGAAGAAGGCAGCAGACAGGAAGCCAAAGAGACATTCTAAAAGCTAA
- the GLT8D1 gene encoding glycosyltransferase 8 domain-containing protein 1, which translates to MTLRKVNISILIVAVVIFLLVIHHNFLSLSDFLRRELSDPSPLGLQPIDFIPAAPQRLADEWNDKEIPVVIAASDERLGGAIAAMNSIYQNTRANVVFHIVTLNDTVDHLRMWLRSPPLKNMRYRILDFDPRVLEGKVQVDPQKADTFKPLTFARFYLPSFVPHAEKVIYVDDDVIVQDDIVELYNTPLKPGHAAAFSDDCDSTSSKVAVRGAGNQYNYIGFLDYKKETIRKLAMKANTCSFNPGVFVANLTEWKLQNITKQLEKWMALNVVEELYSKTLAGSITTPPLLIVFYKQHSSIDPMWNVRHLGSSAGKRYSPQFVEAAKLLHWNGHFKPWGRTASYAEVWEKWYVPDPAGKFNLIRRHSEAYEAK; encoded by the exons ATGACGTTAAGGAAAG TGAACATTTCCATCCTTATAGTGGCTGTTGTCATATTTTTGCTAGTTATTCATCATAACTTCCTAAGCCTCAGTGACTTCTTGAGACGGGAATTGTCAG ATCCAAGTCCCTTAGGACTTCAGCCTATAGATTtcattcctgcagctccccagaggCTGGCAGATGAGTGGAATGACAAGGAGATTCCTGTGGTCATTGCAGCCTCGGATGAGAGGCTGGGAGGTGCAATTGCAGCCATGAACAGCATTTACCAGAACACCAGAGCCAACGTGGTTTTCCATATTGTTACTTTGAATGATACTGTGGATCACTTGAG GATGTGGCTGAGGAGCCCTCCTCTGAAAAACATGAGGTACCGAATTCTGGATTTTGACCCTCGTGTCTTAGAAGGCAAAGTACAAGTGGATCCCCAAAAGGCAGACACGTTCAAACCA TTAACATTTGCAAGATTCTACTTGCCCAGCTTTGTACCTCATGCAGAGAAGGTCATCTATGTGGATGATGATGTAATAGTGCAAG ATGATATTGTTGAACTTTACAACACCCCATTGAAACCTGGACATGCAGCTGCATTTTCAGATGACTGTGACTCAACCAGTAGTAAAGTTGCTGTCCGTGGAGCAGGCAATCAG tatAATTACATTGGGTTTTTAGATTACAAAAAAGAAACCATCCGAAAGCTTGCCATGAAAGCCAACACTTGCTCTTTCAATCCTGGAGTTTTTGTTGCCAATCTGACTGAATGGAAATTACAGAACATCACTAAACAGCTGGAGAAGTGGATGGCACTTAATGTGGT AGAGGAGCTCTACAGTAAGACTCTGGCTGGCAGCATCACAACACCTCCCCTGCTAATTGTGTTTTACAAGCAGCATTCCAGTATTGATCCCATGTGGAATGTCCGACATCTTG GGTCTAGTGCTGGGAAAAGGTACTCTCCTCAGTTTGTGGAAGCTGCCAAGCTGCTCCATTGGAATGGACATTTCAAACCCTGGGGAAGAACAGCTTCCTATGCTGAAGTCTGGGAGAAGTGGTATGTCCCTGACCCTGCAGGCAAGTTCAACCTGATCCGCAGACACTCGGAGGCCTATGAAGCAAAGTAG
- the SPCS1 gene encoding signal peptidase complex subunit 1 isoform X2, which translates to MLSVFRSIPTQMDYKGQKLAEQIFQGIILVSAVIGFIYGYITEQFGWTVYIVMAGFALSCLLTLPPWPMYRRNPLKWLPVQESGTEEKKAADRKPKRHSKS; encoded by the exons ATGCTGAGCGTGTTCCGCTCCATCCCCACGCAGATG GACTACAAGGGCCAAAAATTAGCAGAACAGATTTTTCAAGGAATCATTCTTGTCTCTGCA gtAATTGGTTTCATCTATGGATACATCACTGAACAGTTTGGATGGACTGTCTACATAGTTATGGCTGGATTTGCTTTATCATGTTTG CTGACGCTCCCTCCATGGCCCATGTACCGCCGCAATCCCCTCAAGTGGCTGCCGGTCCAGGAGTCGGGCACGGAAGAGAAGAAGGCAGCAGACAGGAAGCCAAAGAGACATTCTAAAAGCTAA